GTTTTGCAGTTGACTTTcaatcattttaattttaaaacaatgaaaaccTGTTATACGGTAAAGTTGGAACTTCTGCAATGGTTGAAATAAGTTTGATTATAAGCATATACGACGTTTTGACCTCTACTATGGAAACATGGTAAAGACTTCCAAGTGTAACTTTCTTAATCATAATGGCTTAGGGATGTTGCTCCCTTCTCGCAGAGTTGAGGGCGTGCCAACtgatttctgttgttttttgttttctggtaaATACTGATTATGAAATATTGCAAGACTGCAAATGCGGTAccgactattttttttttctttcaaaaaccaacaatttttctttaataaaaaatcCCCCAACGTGACTTGTTTATCAGTGTCATCTCTTAATTGTAATGGTTCATTGGCGTTCCCCTCGAACAGAGGTATGCAGCAGCTTACCTCCTGCTTTGTTGtgttacttttttcttttggattatGAAATAAATTGGGTATACTTGTCAGATATATGAAAACccatcaaatttttctttaaaagaaaaaataattcctAACATTTGAGTCGTTTCTTATATGATTCATCTATCCTCTATTTGAGcaaaaattgataatcatcAACCTTCCAAAATTTCTCAATACATGTAAAGGTTGATGGTTCCAATAAATTTTTAatgtttcattatttttatttcctgtctgtttctttattttttttgttttgttttctttctagtTCTCCTTGaatatgattgattgtgtatGCTTGCGCATTTGCTCATTCACTGCTGTTATTGCTTTCTTGTTTCTCCAAGTGAAAGATTACTTGAATAATGATTATTTTAACATTTGATGGTATAATAGTATAGTATATTTAGGTTTTTCCTTTGTCTTTACCATCTTTCTCACCTATTATCTGAATACTGCTTCTTGATTTGTAGACCAAGTGGTGTCCAGCTCCAGGTTGTGAGCATGCTGTTAATTATGTTGgtgataatgaaaattatgatGTTTCTTGCCTCTGTTCATATGACTTTTGCTGGAATGTAAGTTATTTTGTTATCTATAACTTTGTATAACTTCAATAGACTGGATCTGTCAGCTGGTTTTGGGTCTGCGCTCTGCAGTGTACGGAGGAAACCCATCGTCCTGTGAACTGCAACACCGTAAAGTTATGGATTTTGAAGAACAGTGCTGAGTCTGAAAACATGAACTGGTATTTTTTATTAGCATCTCAAATTCTATCTTGTGGTTGTACCTGCATGGATTTCTCTGATTCTTATAATATCTTAAGTTCTGTGCTTCAACAGAATAATGTATTAAACAACTTTTAGTTGGCATTGGCTTGTCTGCACTAACCTGTCAATGTTCAATTATTCTTTGGTTTGCTGCTTGTGCATATCTTACTTGGGGGAGATTGTTCCACTCCTCTGTGGGAGTATCGGATCTACACTATCATTCCTTGTGTATACGCTATTGATGATTGCCACTGGTTTTGATTAGCAACGGATTTGATGAtaatttcttatatttatgTGATGCAGGACAGATAGGAAAAACTGTAGAACTAGGGCTTAAAGGACAGAATTAAGAAAGGAATAGGTCTACTAGCATCACACCAGTATGGTTTCTAGGCATCACACCTAAGGTTACGCTGCATCGCACAAACCTGGATAGAAAGCAAAGCTCTCAAACTTTTATTAATTCAAATCTGAACTTAAAAGACTACAAaggcctctatatatatagaggttaAAACTCTAGATCAATTAGGATCAAGTAACCCTAATATTATAGAACTTAAAAGGTTCACtactaacaaaacaaattcaaaataagaaagaaatccTGAGATTGAATCATTTCTCCAGGGTAGTAGGGGCACATGTGTTTGGGTTCTTGTCTGTCCAGCATCTAAACTTTGTGAAGACTATTGAATACTTACACATAGACATCAATCAGGTTGGTTACCTACGATATTAAGTGCCCAGTGAAGAAGTTTACCTCTGTGTAGCCCAAAATATAATAGTCCATTATTAggtacttttttcttttaggcgagaagaaagaaactttaTCAAAGAAATTTGAGGGAGATCAATCTCAGGACATGAAGTCCAGTCCACAATGATAGAGACCTGTACAAATTAAATGCTAAAGAGAACAACTAGCTGAGTTTTACATATCAGTTCTCAAATTGCAGAAAAACTTACAACCCTGAAAGATGCTCAAACTTAAGCCCAGAAAGAGGACCAACAACCAATCTTTTCCTAAAAATTCCTgcactcctctctctctctctctctctctctctctctctctctcNNNNNNNNNNNNNNNNNNNNNNNNNNNNNNNNNNNNNNNNNNNNNNNNNNNNNNNNNNNNNNNNNNNNNNNNNNNNNNNNNNNNNNNNNNNNNNNNNNNNNNNNNNNNNNNNNNNNNNNNNNNNNNNNNNNNNNNNNNNNNNNNNNNNNGAACTATTATGTTAATATATTGAATATGCCATACTGTGATGAAATTGATGttgtaggaaaaaaaaaagaaaaaaggagaaaatgaACATCACAAAAATATACTCCTGATAACTATTATGACAGTTGAGTGGAATTGTAATTCAATGTATTTAATCTATTGATGACTTTCAGGATATTAGCCAATTCCAAGCCATGTCCAAAGTGCAAGCGACCGATTGAAAAAAACCAAGGGTGTATGCACATGACATGCTCACCAGCTTGTAAATTTGAGTTTTGCTGGTATGTCCTTTTCTGTTTCTGCCTCGTCCATACGCTGTCATGAAAATTTATGGTGGTTTTAAATACACTCACACATACATCATTATAATGAAGAGTGCAATACTGTGCTAAATAATTACAATGTATCATTGATTGCTTAAGATAATGAACATAAGGGTGATACATATCTGGTGCAAAAATCATATGTAAATGCAGGCTATGCCTTGGTGCATGGTCAGACCATGGTGAGAGGACAGGTGGTTTCTATGCTTGTAATCGCTATGAGGCAGCTAAGCAAGAGGGAGTTGTAAGAATCTCACTGATTGTCTTTGGTCATTTAGTCTTTGTTTCCCCCTCTAAATACATTATGTTGCTTTGTAGTATGATGAAgctgagagaagaagagaaatggCAAAGAATTCTTTGGAGAGATACACTCATTATTATGAACGTTGGGCAAGCAATCAATCGGTATtcacatttatttttttcctatttcttCTCTGCTAGGTTTGTTTTGCCATCAACCATCTCATTGCGTTGGTGTTCATGCTGTATTTTAACATCCCTTTAGATCTGCTTTAATGAACATGGAAATTACTATTGTtaattaagttaatttttattttgtttttgtgcctAAtgcctcatttttttttcttttttttttttgtctctggGTTTTAAGTGAGTGAAGAGTCCTTGGAAGATAACACTCTGGGTTTTAAGTGACTGAAGTTTGAGTCCTTAGAATATTAGAGTTCTTACCGAAGATGCTTGAGTCGTTAGAAGATTAGATTTTTTTACAGAAGATGTAACTGATAGGGGgtagtttttactttttacacCATCTTTGACTTCTGTTGTCCTGCATTGGAGGAAAGGCTGGAAGCTTCCTCAAATGTTTTGAAGATTTGTTTCTGCCTCTTTCTTTGTCTTACTGATTAAATTATTGAAGCTGTGACATTTAAATCTTCACcagctgttttgtttttatttgcagTCAAGGCAGAAAGCTCTTGCTGATTTACATCAAATGCAAACTGTCAACGTAAGTATATAAGCACAGGACTttatacatgcatgtatattGTATACATATGTATCAGCCCACACACATGCACAACATACATGGATGTCCTCATACATGTTCAATATGAGCAACTTAATAGTCATATTTCTATCAGATTGTTGAAGTTCGAAGTTGGAACCATGTTTAGATTTTTACGTATCAGAAgatattttattaaagttaAGGAGTAGGGTGCTAAATAAACATGTCGAGGATAAAGACGATGGATCAACttgatgaaaaaaattgtACTCATTCTAGATTTCTAGTTGTAAGTGCAAGTTAAATTTGAAGTTTGCTTACTGTTAATTACACAAACATGATGTTTTATTTCTCACTTTAGACCTTGCACTTTTAGAAATAATTACACACGACTGAGGTTTGGTAATTCCTGTGCATAACCCGTTCATGATGATACTTGATTGCGTGAATTAACAACCCCAAGGGTTGAAGTTGTTGGTAAAAATGGATAAATGGTTGATTAAGAACAGGCCACCTCTGGACTCGGATCAAGATGGCCAAGTGGAAATTTCGTTCTTGCTGCTCTCCCTTGTCTACTTTTGTGGTTTATGGTTCAAGACTTAGTAGGATTGTGGAGAGTGACGGCAAGGAATCTGATTCAGACTTTGgaaatttgcttcttcttattcttccttcctttttttctttttctttttctttttgaaacaGAGTAAATACAactacaaaaataaagaatataaAACTTATGGACAATAATTCtactttataagaaaaaattataagCTGTATATAACAATACTAACAAGGAAATAGGAGATAATATCACTATGAACTTAGTGCAGCTCTCCAGACCATAGAGCTCAAAGGGGATACTGTATGAACTCTGTTTGATCTCCAAAAGACCAAAACCTATCTCGATCCCACAAGCAACCAAAAGCCTGCCAACATTCTGCAACCCCAAAGTGTTAAGCCTTTTTACCCCTGCCTAATCCATTAAACTAAATACTTAGGAACTCCTACCTCCTGCTAGGGATGACCGAGCTTTAAAATTTTATGCAAGGCAGCTAAGGTCTTAGAGAAATTGGAGGGAAATGTAGTGGGCAGCTTAGGGTTGTTTTGCAAAACGTGAAGAATAGAGGGTTATCGCTTGAAATTCTATTGAAACGATATTGTTAGTTGCAATGTCCTTAAAATAGATATCTCGGGTTCTCATTTTGATTACatcttgtgttttttgttaaaaaagcGTGAATATTTGAAGATGTCGGAAAGGATTGTTAATTTCGTTGAGCTTGTGATTACATCCCATGTATCTTGGAATTctaaaaatttataattacCTGATGGATCTCTTGGTTATTTTACCAGATGGAGAAGCTGAGTGAGATACAGGGTCAACCCGAGTCTCAGCTCAAGTTCTTATCTGATGCCTGGCAACAGGTAAGTTCCTACAAGTTCCATTGGACTAATTAAGAATATTATTGCTTTTCTATTTGGTATAAATTGTATTAAGTCTCATGTAGAGTGTAGATACAGCATTGAATTAGATTTGCTTTGTTAAAATTGCTGGCATAAATTCAATTTTAGAAATTCTCAGTTTGGCACATATTtgtgaaaatagaagaagagaaagatgagAGAGAATTAACTCCATGTTAAAATGCTTGTGTCAGCTTAAAGGGAAAAATTAGAGTTATTAGACCATATGCAAACATGTTGATAGTATTCTGAATGTCAGTAACATTTGGTAATATAATTGCTGGTCAATAACGAAAATACCCTACGTACCATTTATTATGGTCCAAAGGGAGGAAAATTTGTCAGTTTCACCCGAAAATAAACAGTTTGCTTTAGAAAGCTCCTTTTATTTGTCTTCTGTGGTTGCAGATTGTTGAATGTAGGAGAGTGCTGAAATGGACTTATGCCTACGGATACTACTTAACTGAGCATGAAAGTGCTAAGAAACAGTTTTTTGAGTACTTGCAAGGTATTACTGGgtattatgtttatattagCAGGAAGTTGTTAGGGAATGTACCGTGTATTTATTGAACTTCCTGCTTTCTCTTTAGGTGAGGCAGAGTCTGGGCTGGAAAGGCTTCATCAATGTGCAGAGAAGGAGCTACTACCATTCCTCAATGCTGATGGCCCATCACAAGAATTCATTGAATTCCATACAAAATTAGCAGGACTGACTGCGTAAGTTTTTCTGCTTAAGTGTGTGTTGATGTGGACATCCCAAAATGTACCTTCAGTTGATCCCTgcattttatatatttggaagCAAGTCTTTTGATCTATTTCCTCGTATGGGAGGTCTTCTATATCAAAGAAAGGACATGCAATAATGGGTTTTGTGGTTGTAAGGAACGACCTCCAGTGTTTTGAGTGGAAAGATCAGCACCAAATGGAAAGCAACCAACCTCCTTGAACTTCACTCGTGATTAAGTGCAAAAACCAAACTAATTTACTAGTTGCTGTTTAGGTTTAGGACTAGTATGGGTCTTTAAGTCTGTTGAATGATTGATGTTCTAGAGATAGGTGATTAAATATGGCTGCTTAGATCTAAGTTTTAATCGGAATGTTCCACAGGCATACAGATATCTAGCTGCTAGTTGATATATAACTTGGTTGTTTCAATCTTCTCATTATAACTGTGACAGGGTGACTAAATCCTACTTTGAGAATCTGGTGAGGGCATTGGAGAATCACCTATCAGATGTGGACTGTCACCAAACTAGCAATCgggcaacaagctcaaaaaaTGGAACTAGTAAAGGAAAAGGTGGCAGAGGAAAGGAAAGTAGTCGAGCTGGTGGCTCCAGCAGAAACTAATTCCTGTAATTATGCAAATTTCAAGTTGCCACTGCATGCAAAGTGTGCTACCATCACCAGTGAGTATTTCTAGTGGCAACTGGGATAGACTAAGAACAATAAGGGGGATTCTTGGTCTGAGAACATGAAGGATAGCATTCGAACTTTATGGAGAAACAAATGCTAGCCTGTTGTGTATTCATGTGTTGGTTGAAACGTGTTTATTCTTGTACATATGGATATTATGGGACTTATGGActactgattatatatatatatatatatatatatatatatatatatatatatatatatataatagaNNNNNNNNNNNNNNNNNNNNNNNNNNNNNNNNNNNNNNNNNNNNNNNNNNNNNNNNNNNNNNNNNNNNNNNNNNNNNNNNNNNNNNNNNNNNNNNNNNNNNNNNNNNNNNNNNNNNNNNNNNNNNNNNNNNNNNNNNNNNNNNNNNNNNNNNNNNNNNNNNNNNNNNNNNNNNNNNNNNNNNNNNNNNNNNNNNNNNNNNNNNNNNNNNNNNNNNNNNNtggccggcgacaagtttcctgccggattgaagctctggacggaaaacaccatgattgatcaaggttggccggaaaacttgtcgccggtcagtcctggaaggagagaagccgtcgtggaagcctgtgctgtcgtccgggaaggagagaagctgtcgccggcgtgagacggcggagaacagacgaggtccacactttaagccggagtgcggacgtccgctccacatccggcctgtatatatatatgaatagagATGTAGTACTCAATTGTGAATGCAAATTGTTGTCCTGCTCTGCTATCTTGTGCATGGTCCTGATAGAACCATCCTCTGGGATAGGTAAGAAACAGGTTGCTTTTCGCCCATCAGTCCTTTCTGCCTAAGAATTTCCTATACATTGCTCGTAAATGGGGTAAAATTCTTGGTTCTTATCTTCACTAGGCAAAAACCTGGCCTTGCCTTGCTGcgggttttattttttctcaaattctaaatataataaataattcTCACATGTGTCTAGAGAAATTCATAACTAAAATGCAATATCGcaaattaaaatatcaaaaatagcTAATCACCTATAAAATCCTCAACGGAAACTTATAAAATGTTAGCTACACCTATAAAATGTGTTTTGGCTTATTCAATCCCTATATGAATACGACATGGATGTTATCTACGCCATCGTTAGCTATGCATGAGTAAAGAtgcatcaaaagcgaaatcaggaATGTATTAAAAGTGAAATCAGGAAATCTGTATTTTCTGGAGTCAACTTCAACGTAGCTTTTATTGGAATTTTTGATGtgatatttcaaaatactTGTGTTTAGTGTCTCTTGATCCAACTCGATTCATATGTTACATTCAAATAGTTATTTGTTGccataaatattttca
The nucleotide sequence above comes from Fragaria vesca subsp. vesca unplaced genomic scaffold, FraVesHawaii_1.0 scf0512988, whole genome shotgun sequence. Encoded proteins:
- the LOC101303664 gene encoding probable E3 ubiquitin-protein ligase ARI7-like: MRKRRETGMDSEDDMHDANDVESDDDGFYSDENDAASDYNSNDDDDYVIEEDEDGINMIQARRPENNYVVLKELDIKERQEEDITSVSSVLSISRAASTILLRYYNWNVSEVHEAWFADEERVRNTVGLLPEPVVQFANSRELMCGICFEAFPRSKLKSATCGHPFCFECWEGYIRSSINDGPGCLMLRCPDPSCGAAVGQDMIHMFACDDDKCKYSKYLLRSFVEDNKKTKWCPAPGCEHAVNYVGDNENYDVSCLCSYDFCWNCTEETHRPVNCNTVKLWILKNSAESENMNWILANSKPCPKCKRPIEKNQGCMHMTCSPACKFEFCWLCLGAWSDHGERTGGFYACNRYEAAKQEGVYDEAERRREMAKNSLERYTHYYERWASNQSSRQKALADLHQMQTVNMEKLSEIQGQPESQLKFLSDAWQQIVECRRVLKWTYAYGYYLTEHESAKKQFFEYLQGEAESGLERLHQCAEKELLPFLNADGPSQEFIEFHTKLAGLTAVTKSYFENLVRALENHLSDVDCHQTSNRATSSKNGTSKGKGGRGKESSRAGGSSRN